The following is a genomic window from Mustela lutreola isolate mMusLut2 chromosome 5, mMusLut2.pri, whole genome shotgun sequence.
TGGTCGTCTTATTTCCTTGACCATATTTCTCtccaaaaataatgataaatttttgttttaaatctatcATCAGGACAAGCACTGAAACCTAAAAATCTACTAACAACTGGTTCCAGTTGAACCTTGTTCAATTCATGAATCTTGACCCAATAAAAAATAGTACTGCTTgccataggcaaaaaaaaaaaaaaaaaaaaagtcattgaggATAAAGCAGTCAAATTCCAAAAAGGAGACAAATAGGAGTCTCAGTATTTCAAGTCATATATGTCTGGTGGGCTTCATCGTAATGTGCTTTTACCTTTATGATGTATTTGTGATTTCTTCTATTATGGCCCATAATAGGAAAATGAGAACAAGTgatgaaaaatatgaataaatgggTTAGTTTCAGTGTAAGTCTTCAGTGTAAGACTTCATGGCATTTTTATTAAATCtatgtgcaaatgacatatggGCATCACAGTGAAGAGGAATTTTGGCAAAATCCTAATGAAGGCCATACACAGAAGACAATGATTTCCAAACCCATTCCTCTGATCCAAAGAGCTAGGACTCTAATTCCCATCCACTTTAAATAGATAAGTTCCACTTTACAAAAATCTAGTTCATGTTATTAGGATTGTGCAGAAGATTTCTTTCTTAAACCGCTGacctaagaaaagaaaagttatttaccTGATCTATTTTTAGTGACTTGGAGGAAATCATCCTCATCTTCATCACAGCTCTCACAGTTTAATTGTTGCAGGATTGCTTCTGACTGGCTTTCAGCCTGATTTACATCTTTCTGTTTATTGAAGCTCCGAAGGGCAAGGAGCCGGTGATGTATTGCTGCATACAGACATCCTGTGTCTTTGGCGCTGGCCTGCATGAGGAAAATTAAGTTGTTAAGAATATAAatagggcaactgggtggttaGTCAGTTTAAGcagccaattcttgatttcagctcaggttgtgatctcagggtcttgagatcaagccccatatcaggcttcacACACTCAGgatgagtctgcttgagaatctctccccttctccccctgccctcctcttgcctcccccaaataaagaaaataaaatcttaagagtaTAAATaactggggctcagtgggttaagcctctgcctttggctcaggtcatgatctcagggtcctaggatcgagtcccgcactgggctctctgcacagcggggagtctgctatTCCCCCCAcaaccacctgcctctctgcctacttgtgatctctgtctgtcgaataagtaaacaaaaatcttaagaaaaaagtataaataacttAGTAATAGCCacattttagagattttttaatctttcactaTTAATAAGGAAGGGATCAAACGGCATAAATCTAGACTATAAATAACCCTAAAAATTAAAGAGCAAAAAGCCACTCATCTTGAAGCAAATTGAATCTGAAAGTGAATAATCTTATAACAGGTCCCAATTTGTGCATTTTAAACTGAGAAATGAAATTCTgtgatttaaaatttctttttttaagattttatttatttatttgtttgtttgtttgtgagagacagcaagagagggaacacaagcaggggaatgggagagagaagtagggttccacctgagcagggagcctgatgcagggctctatcccagaatcctgggatcatgaccctagccaaaggcagacgcttaataactgagccacccaggtgccccatgatttaaaatttccatttgaaattaagactatcctttctccactgtTTTACACTGTAGAAAAGTGTAGGGTGGATCAAAAAAGACCGCCTTTCCTTTACAAGACTGTGTTTAGACATTATGTACAagcctcccagctcagtgggaaaaCAGAGCTCATTAGAGTGGTCTATAATATTGCAGCACAGAAATTCAGTGTGCCATCCATTGGGCCACAGAGCCACCCTTACAATATTGTATCAGAAATACATCAGAAGTCTTTGCTCTCAGTATTTTCTATGCTGTTTTTATGGAtgcaattaatataaaaaatgatgGTAACAATAACATTGGTATAACAGTTATGGttactacattctttttttttcaatccttaCAATAAAACCATGagtgaattatttatttcacttcttttagCAAAAGCACCCAGCACAAGTATTCAGTAGATACTCATTTCCCACTTCCCTCTACAGATGAGGAGATTATGGCTCAGAAAGGAACAATGACTTGTGTGAGTGTATATAGTCAGCAAATGACTGGGCTTGAATGCCAGATCTTTGCCATCAAAGTCAGTATTCTTTTTAGGTGACATGGCagcagtttacttttttttttatcttttcacaatttcaaagaaaatccaggtaaatttttctctttgctaaTCCTCCAGGAAGCTGTCTTACTTTTCAAAGCCAAGAAATTGAGGGTTGAACAAACTACATGCCAACTTTTTGGGAGAAgggttaaaattatattttttcatttggattttcttaAGTTTCCTTAATTACTTTGGGAGAAAATAACGAAAAGTTAAATAgaatgttttttttccctcatattaTGCTAAATATTATATAgtaaatattgagaaaataattattgactcgactgatttcattttttacattataTGCAAAGGTGTAATTTTTTCTTAGTCAGTTAATAAATATTGAAAGAGTATTTGTAATTGAAATATAAATACTACTCTGTTACCTTGATTTTctaacattaaaatttaaatatgttctcCACTAGTTAACATATTGCGTTTTGCCAAATTCATTCAGAAATATCCATTCAAGAAATTcagaacaagaaattaaaaataaaatcacaatgatatattttttgaataacaAATTTTTAGTGCTTAAAAGAATTATAATTCCCAGGAAGTACCATAAgaaaatgctggtgagaatgaaAATCGATTCAGTTTTTCTGAAGAGAAATTTGTCAAGACAATTTTCCCAAGAAAATTAACATGTATGTACACAGAGAATTCCTCACAACTTCCTTGCagaatttataataacaaaagacAGTAAATTACCTAGGTACTTAATAAAGTAGAATTAGTGGAAATAAATTAGGGTGCATAATAGAATTCTTTTCACCTGTTAAAAGATTTCTTAAAGACTGAACTATTTAATGACATGAAAACACTCATTTTCATTCATGAGTGAAAAGGTTACATACGTGTACCTCATAATCAAATATTAGCATTCTTATCTATTCAACCACTTTataaagtatattattattattatctttatttggcAGATGAATAAAATCAAGTTCAGAGATCTAACTAAGCTACCTGCAGATCATACATTTTGTACATACATAGGtacgcacacacatatatgctaAAATATACAACAAAAAATGTTAGTAGTGACCATCCCTTGGATAGGAAATTGGGGTGATTTTCATATGTTTGCTTATCTGTAGCAGATATCCTACAATTTACGGAGTCCGCGTGTGCCAGATATTGAACAGCACAATCCCATCTTAGCTATTGGTCTCGGTTGCAGTATTAGCAACAAGCAGGCTGCTTTACTTGCTCAAAGTCAGGGGACCCAGCCGGGCAGAGTACTAGGGATTGTCTCCCTAAATGATGAACAGCATTTGGGCATGCTCTTACTCTAACATCTTAATACTCAGCATTACTTACACCTAAGAGTACCCTTACTGATAGTTAATAAAACTTTGGTTTTTCATCATTGGGCACTTGgcaactcccccccacccccacagtacTATATGGGAGCTAATTTACTTGTACTGTTACCCTCTGCCTGGGTCACATGAGTACTCAGTCTTCTCAAGTCTTCTGGGTCTCAGCCTATGTATGAAACCTAGCCTTTTTTCTGGTCTGATTCCTGccagctctctctcttttgtgcCTGGATCTTGTATTTGAGGTCAAGCATTCCTGCTGCCAGGAAAAGCTAAGGCTGTGCTCCAATCCTGTTACCTTGGAGACTGACTCATGTCCAGAATGGGAATTTGCTCCaggacgtttttttttttttttttttttttttaaacttactagccctgtgtttttccatttctcactGGTTCCTTTCTAGTGATTGCAAAGCCTTCTCAGTTTCAGCATTCAGTATAAGCGCTGGGCTGTGTATTCCCCTGGACTCCTAGGAGCCCATCTTGACAACAGTCCCTTTGGTAACTTAGTAAGATTGTTGATATAATTTCAATGGTAAAGAAAAATGTGGAGGTTTGAAGCATATATCAATACCAATGTCTCAGGACATATACCAACTGATTACCGTAGATTTTGGTGTTAAGctataaatttcatataaaatttaaaatttatattaaactgTAAACAACCAAAATCAATGGCTGAAGTTTGTTTTTTGCCAGTGGTACAGGttacaaagaaattaaacaaattaggggagggtatgtgctttggtgagtgctgtgaagtgtgtaaacctggtgattcacagacctgtacccctggggataaaaatatatgtttataaaaaattaaaaattaaaaaaaaagaaattaaacaaattagCAATTACAGAGACCTAGAAATGTAGTAGAGTAATTCTCTATCACTGAACTTTGTTACTTACCTGAATTAAAAACACTTTGATGCTGTAGTCTTCTAAATCAGTAGCTGTTATTCGCAAATTTTTGTGGTTCGCTCTTTGGATCTCCATTTGAGCCCAGAGTTTGCTATTGAGAATCAGCCTCAGGCTGCCTTGATTGCGCATAACTAAAATGGGAAGGTAAATATATAAGACTACAGAACAGTCGATTCCTTGACCTTCCTGGGGAATGTGCCATTTTTGAAAGCAAAGTCAATCATTACAGTTGTTTTTCAGACTGTATTTTCACTATGAAGTTGTAATTTGGCTTGACAATAAGTTGGTTTTCCAACCgagctttattatgttgaaggaCTATTTTTAGCTTAAaagctggaatttatttttttactatagtactaaaaaatgatgaaaattttagaaCTCCTTTGAGGAGCTAGTGGTCTGAAGAATATTTATCCAAGAATTGCTTACAGTGGAGAAAACTGGGCTTTAGGCATTCAAAAAATGGAAGTAGCGAAATAAATGATGACATGGCTATTCAAGATAATATTATGAACCCATTAAGAAttgggaagaaagagaattaCTGATGTGGACAGGTGATCATGATATACCATATAAAAGGTAAAACAAGGTCCCCAGCAACGTAAACACCATGCATCACAGATTTTGGCAAGCAGTAGAAAGAGCAGCGCGGAACAAGAGTAGAAAACAACTAGCATCCTGCCTTGGGAATAATGCTTGGTTGGGTTATTTGGAAACCTGTTTGCCAGTTATAAAACTGAAGACCTAGTTCCTATTCTTTTAGTCTGAATTCTGTTCCTTACTGGGTTCTCGAGCTCGATATCTAAAGCTCAGGAAACATCCTTATATGTGAATCCAACTTCTACCAATGGTCCCCTCCACAGCTTTGACTTCCCGATGTTGACCAGGAAACCTACTCACCCTGCCCAGGGTGCCCACTTTCAGTTTGGGCCTCTGAACAAAGCCCAGTGTGTCTTTTTGGATGCTAAAGACTTTCTGAGTGTTTCAGTCTGATCGACTCCAGATTCTCACCATCGCTCTGGATGTCAGTAACCACACACCTCTGTTTCCTGGGAAACTGGCCCTTCATCTCAAGCCACACGCCCTATGTAGAATGCCAAGAAGAAATGCCAACGCAAATACTCTcttttgaaaaactatttttccttcaaaactAATGTCATCACACACCTTTAAGTCACACGGAGATTACGGTTGAGGTGTGTGCTGGGCTTGCTCAGAGCTGCTGAAGTGCATCATCTCATAGAATTCTCCCTGTTGCTCAGTTAGTCACGGAGTACTAGTCTCCCCATTGGAAACTGATGTAACTAGGGCAGGAAGAGATGAAGTACCTTCTCCAAGGTCACTAGTTAGTCAGTGATAGAGGCAGAACCAGAGCCTGCTCCAAACACGAAGCTGCTATAGCACATTAGAAACAACACTGCTTTCAACAGTCTGATTTGTTGACTCTGATAACACATCTCCAGAAGATGATGTGTATCTATTGGCAATTTTACTCTGAGAAAGAGTGGGTGGCTGTACAAAACAATTCCTTACTTAGTCTTGACTGGAATGTTCCACAGTCACTGCTTGCTGTGTCATTCAGCCTCAAAGCTCCTCTGCCCCTTTCAGTCCAGGACTGTGTTGTTTTGTTGAATATAAAAAGCTTGCAGTTGATCTaaaggacaattttttaaaatgtcaaatatagaaaaaaaatgtttttcaaagtgatttcTTTCCTATGCTGTAAcactttttcttgcctgattttACCAGAATAACCTCTGTTAATGATTTGTAAACcagctttaaaaatttatttaacttttaaaacatgCAATTTTTGAATAGTTCAAACATCAAAAAGCAAAAAGATATACAAAGTGGAAAGTCCTTCCCAGCCCGACTTCTCCATCTGTCAGTTTCCACCCCTGCAACAGGTGATCGCTGTTGCTGgtattttgcttctctttctagAGATAGTTGCATGTACATACATGCCAATACGTATGtcccttaatttttttgtaaatggCAGAATACCATACCTATTTTCTGCATCACCTAACAATATATTTATGTGTACCAACTTTGAAATGAAATTGATGTTATTTGAGCTATGTAACTTACATGAAAGTAAAGGAATAGTGAAACTATTtgcatgtttaaaaatttttgaggaacacAGCATCAAAACTAGATGTGGTACCCCAGAGTACCATACTATAATTTGATGTTTACCAAAATTAAGTATTACCATGTATAAGAATTACCAAGATGACTTGTTAAAAAGACAGCCTGCCAGGGCCTCAACAGCTAGCAATTACTTCACTTAATCTCGGTTTAATCTGATCTGAGATTTAGGCTTGGAAGCACACTTGTACCATCAAATGTATCAGTAAATCATTggaggagagaaatggaaagatttgGGGGGTAaatgcagaaggagaaagagaagaggaaacctGCACCTTGTTGAAAAACGATTATGTCATAGTAATTACATTTCCTCTGCCTTGGCTGATCCCTAAGGCAATTAACATTCAAATCCTATGTATAATACTGGACACCACATCTATGAAAGTCTTGCTTTATATGAAGTCCAAAACTTATATAGAAGAACTTTTCAAGGAcgaacagaatttttttaattctcttgaacTGAAATCTATTCatcttatcatttaaaaatgtccagGGTAAGTAGAACTTTTAAATCATAGGATGATAGCACTGATTATAAAAGTAGGCATGAGAAGTGTAAAACATGGGTCTGAAGTTGTTTTaagacagggtgcctggctgtcttCTTTCTGACAGACGAACGTGAACGCTTTTAAATCCAACCATCCAAATTCCTGAAAATTACATATACTAACGTATGAATACAACAAAATGTTGGCTTCGTCTTTGGAAGCCTCTCACATTTTTATTGAAGCAGCTATGTCTTCAGGAAAGTGATACTTCTGCCTTCATTTGCAAAGGTGTTCCTGCTTATAGAAATTGGCTTCATGTATACACGTGCTGGCAGAAAGAGCACCGGGTGATATACAGACCTTTAATACATTatgctctgcttcttcccctgttACAACATCAATTTTCTCTAGCAAGCATTTGGGAGATGGTGTAGAAGAGAAAGCAGCAGCTGATTCAATTaaggatatatttttaagagagtcTGTGCCTAAGAAAATAAGAGGGAGAAAAGACACATAAAAGACCCCATTTTCTCTACTGTACAAGCTCTTCATTGTCCCCATGAATATACATGCCCCCTTAGCTTTTTATAACAATGAGTgtttcccagggcgcctgggtggcttagtctgttgaacgtctgccttcagcccaggtcatgatctcagggtcctgggatcgaactccagATGAGGCTCCTTGAtcagggggagcctgcctctccctctctctctgccacccacCCCtatgcttgtgtgcgctctctatctgtatctcaaataaataaacgaaatcttaaaaaaaaaaaaattgagcgtTTTTCAAAAGTGAATTACCCGAGTTTAGATACATCTCTTTAATTTCCCATAgcctcaagtaaaaaaaaataaataaaataagcttatGTATCATACAACCATATCtgtatgctttaattttttacccaaaagttttaaaacactgcattattgtttttgtattttatagatattaaataaatgacataggaaaacaggaaacacactaattgaataaaaaaattttaacaaatgaaataattcttACTTGAATTTGGAGAGTTGACAGGAAATTCTAGAGTGGATTTGAAGGGTTTTTCCTTAGTGTATGAGTCATTTTCAAGTTGAGAGTGGGTGAGATGTTGAGTATCCTAGacgaaggaaaaaaatacattactgAATTGTATCTCTACagctttctttcttctacttcaacATGCAAACAAACTCCACTGCGATGTTTCTGTTTTGGGTTCCCTGTGTGCTCTGCAGGGAAATCCTTCCTGTCACATCACAGGACCTTGGTCCCGATCCTCAGGAAGCGTAATGGAGTTACCACCAGCCTACGTCAGGTGGGATCTCATTCCAGGAACAAGGGGAGAAGGATTAGAGACCTGAGAGGAGGTAGCAGCTGTTCCTGGCTACGGCCAGACTAACCTGAATAAAGGAGATGAAACTCTCATCTCTGTTGCAAGGTATTTCAGTATTCCCAACACTTAACTTTCAATCCAAAGTAATCATACAAGTTACCCAGAGAACCCACTCGCTGTCTCAGAGATCATCTTAATTTTTCCTCAATTTCTGCCAACAATCGCTTTTAAGGCTGCACACCTGGGGCCCTGCACAGGTGCTCTAACCAAGGCCAGGGAAGAAAAACTGAGCAATTACCCGGTCACTTATGATCTCAGAGAGCCCCCTACAGAACAGGGGGAATTAGAACAGAACTTCAGatcttgggtttctttttctttatgaactCAAAATTCTTCCACATCATTTAATTGGAACTTTTAAGATACTCTGTTAAAACTGGTAGAGATGGGTGTAATTATatccattttaagaaaataaacagaaaggcaCAGAAAGTCTCATGACTCACTGGAACAGCGCATAGTCAGCAAACAAGTCACGAGGGCATTCTGACCCCCAAATCACAAGGTCACAGGATTATAGGATTAaccagagaacacacacaagtgATCACTGTAGCTCCTGCCATCCTAGGATGTTATCAATTTAGAGAGACAGGAAGCTCTGTTTCCTCTGCAAGCCAGAGTGGAAGTACCCACAGGAAATGTACACGGGTACCTCCTCCAACCAAATTTCTAAACCCAACGGTAGTTCATTTGCTCAGGCATGTCTCTATCTCTTCTTCAATTGTAAGCACCTCTAGAATGCAGTGTCTCCCTATAGCTCTGCATAGCCACTCCCCCAGGTGTTTTTCAATCCTGGCTGTAGATTCAAATCACGTGACACTTAGCCTCACCCAGAGACTTTGATCTAATCTGTTTGGGGAGATGCCTGGGCATATGCAATCCTTTAGAGACTCACGTAAACGAGATGATTGTTAATATGCAGCCAAACTTGAGTCCAACACCAGAGCTTTGGATATGATGAGAACACAAAATAT
Proteins encoded in this region:
- the RANBP3L gene encoding ran-binding protein 3-like isoform X5; amino-acid sequence: MRSSSFTNLLTFPPSGPVKKNNVFMTSTLVQRNVDMNSTEQGPVKHSDHVLRPAVLQPPQAQRCEKLRKTFVHNTLESCKTKEKTKNKISEGNSSLLSENLPSARISVQLTTSQNCLGATSVGCQAKEDKYSFKSCSSDFVFGENMVERVLDTQHLTHSQLENDSYTKEKPFKSTLEFPVNSPNSSTDSLKNISLIESAAAFSSTPSPKCLLEKIDVVTGEEAEHNVLKINCKLFIFNKTTQSWTERGRGALRLNDTASSDCGTFQSRLIMRNQGSLRLILNSKLWAQMEIQRANHKNLRITATDLEDYSIKVFLIQASAKDTGCLYAAIHHRLLALRSFNKQKDVNQAESQSEAILQQLNCESCDEDEDDFLQVTKNRSDPSRWTHRQSVACS